One genomic segment of Thermostichus vulcanus str. 'Rupite' includes these proteins:
- a CDS encoding ABC transporter ATP-binding protein has translation MTRLRRLLQAFQILTEAAGKWTWVWLGLLLWQGLLPVGTVYLTKTLVDGLVVALPLGTQGISLLIWPVTGMASLLLLGELGQSALGWVRAYQAERVRDYISLLIHRQSTRLDLAFYETPNYHDQLHQARGEASQRSLALLESWGQLFQNGMSFLSMFVVLSTYALWLPLLLLIGTLPAFYVLLVFNRQHYRWWKETTPERRWTEYYDLMLTQKVVAAEVRIFDLGEHFTTIYQSIRKTLRQQRLRLLRNQSLGRLGASALGLGVSGAAMAWMFWRSLQGLASLGDLALFYQAFNRGQTLMRSLLGSLSEIHQSGLFLENLFTFLQLEPQLQDPKSPKPMPSKLERGIEVEGVYFRYPGSQSWALENLDLFLPAGKFTAIIGDNGAGKSTLIKLLCRFYQPERGRILLDQSKLEEFSVEELRSMITVLFQWPVNYQATVTENIAMGDLKSPIEETRVRAAAVMAGAEETINRLHQRYDTLLGTAFVKGTDLSGGEWQRIALARAFYRQAPIILLDEPTSALDPWAELEWVSRFRKVSEGKTSLLITHRLNLARHADLIYVMRNGQIVESGSHNELLASSGSYAHSWKAQLQQQPIAI, from the coding sequence ATGACCCGGCTAAGACGGCTACTCCAGGCATTCCAAATATTAACTGAGGCAGCGGGAAAGTGGACCTGGGTTTGGCTGGGGTTATTGCTTTGGCAAGGGCTTCTGCCAGTTGGTACTGTCTATTTAACCAAGACACTGGTGGATGGCTTGGTAGTCGCATTGCCTTTGGGAACGCAAGGGATCTCTCTACTGATATGGCCGGTAACGGGAATGGCGAGCTTATTGCTACTCGGAGAACTAGGGCAATCAGCATTAGGTTGGGTAAGGGCTTATCAAGCGGAACGGGTCAGAGATTACATCAGCCTACTCATTCATCGCCAATCAACTCGACTGGATCTTGCCTTCTACGAAACACCTAACTATCACGACCAACTGCATCAAGCTCGAGGCGAGGCTAGTCAGAGGTCACTGGCTCTTCTAGAAAGCTGGGGACAACTGTTTCAAAATGGGATGAGTTTCTTGAGCATGTTTGTTGTGCTCAGCACCTACGCGCTTTGGTTACCACTCTTGCTACTCATCGGCACTCTTCCCGCCTTCTACGTCTTACTGGTCTTTAACCGTCAACATTATCGTTGGTGGAAAGAGACAACACCTGAGCGGCGATGGACTGAATACTACGATCTAATGCTTACTCAAAAGGTAGTGGCAGCTGAAGTTCGAATCTTTGATCTTGGAGAGCATTTCACGACTATCTACCAATCGATTCGCAAAACCCTTAGACAGCAAAGGTTGCGCCTGCTACGCAATCAAAGCTTGGGCCGTTTAGGGGCTTCTGCTTTAGGATTGGGTGTTTCAGGAGCGGCAATGGCGTGGATGTTTTGGCGAAGCTTGCAAGGTTTGGCTAGCCTTGGGGATTTAGCCCTGTTTTACCAGGCATTTAATCGGGGGCAAACTTTGATGCGATCTTTGCTAGGTAGTCTCAGCGAGATACACCAGAGCGGACTATTTCTAGAGAATCTCTTCACTTTTCTACAGTTGGAGCCTCAACTACAGGATCCCAAAAGCCCAAAACCCATGCCCTCAAAGCTAGAAAGAGGTATTGAGGTTGAAGGGGTTTACTTCCGTTATCCTGGAAGCCAAAGTTGGGCACTAGAAAATCTTGACCTGTTTCTACCAGCAGGAAAATTTACAGCAATAATTGGAGATAATGGCGCTGGCAAAAGTACCTTGATTAAATTACTTTGTCGATTCTATCAACCTGAGAGAGGCCGCATTCTACTAGATCAATCCAAGCTAGAAGAGTTTTCTGTTGAAGAGCTTCGAAGCATGATCACTGTTTTATTCCAATGGCCAGTTAACTATCAGGCCACGGTTACAGAAAACATTGCCATGGGAGATCTCAAGAGTCCCATTGAAGAAACAAGAGTTCGTGCAGCTGCTGTCATGGCAGGAGCAGAGGAAACCATTAATCGATTACATCAGAGATACGATACTCTTTTGGGAACTGCTTTTGTCAAAGGAACTGATCTCAGCGGGGGTGAATGGCAGCGGATTGCCCTAGCGAGAGCCTTTTACCGACAGGCTCCAATTATCCTTTTGGATGAGCCGACTAGCGCATTGGATCCCTGGGCTGAGTTAGAGTGGGTCAGCCGTTTTCGTAAGGTAAGCGAGGGAAAGACTTCCTTGCTAATCACACACAGATTAAATTTGGCTCGTCATGCAGATTTAATCTACGTCATGCGTAACGGACAAATTGTTGAGTCAGGATCCCACAACGAGTTATTAGCTAGCTCAGGATCCTATGCC